From a single Micromonospora sp. WMMD1102 genomic region:
- a CDS encoding transcriptional regulator, translating to MTLEELAQLLEEVEEARTRQGGRLAYVLKNPRAADLATVSYLRRELDTITDTYDTMPSTSLLPTAARLHSEITFLHSYASLGGVRRALATVQAASAMLMGQLVWDASQRRDCRTAVGYYNQAVGVAKQNGDVLPEAHARLRAGFVALYADCEPKRGLARAAQAARLATSVGSYALAGLAMLHVGEANAMMGERSSCEEALRQAEDWLQRVDAADPAHRLVAAEQFNRMAGSCYLALGEPRKAQAVLEATSLAMRGREKSRSIVLGNLALAHIRQHHIDESTAVLHEAIDIVEQTRAGGGANVLFGACRELQAWRNNLSVDDVTDRVLSLMAK from the coding sequence GTGACCTTGGAGGAACTCGCCCAACTGCTTGAGGAGGTTGAGGAAGCGAGAACGCGGCAGGGTGGTCGTCTCGCGTACGTGTTGAAAAATCCACGGGCAGCCGATCTCGCGACCGTCTCCTACCTCCGCCGGGAACTTGACACCATCACCGACACGTACGACACCATGCCATCTACCTCGCTGTTACCGACTGCGGCACGCCTACACAGTGAGATCACGTTCCTACATTCCTACGCGTCGCTTGGCGGGGTCCGGCGAGCACTGGCCACCGTACAGGCCGCCTCGGCGATGCTAATGGGACAGCTCGTCTGGGATGCCTCGCAGCGTCGGGATTGCCGGACCGCCGTCGGGTACTACAACCAGGCAGTCGGCGTCGCCAAGCAGAACGGTGATGTTCTACCTGAGGCGCATGCGCGGCTGCGCGCCGGCTTCGTGGCCCTCTACGCCGACTGCGAGCCCAAGCGAGGGTTGGCCCGAGCAGCCCAAGCAGCCCGACTCGCGACCAGCGTTGGTAGCTATGCATTGGCCGGCCTGGCGATGCTGCACGTCGGAGAAGCAAACGCGATGATGGGAGAGCGCTCCTCATGTGAGGAGGCACTTCGTCAGGCAGAGGACTGGCTCCAGAGGGTAGACGCAGCCGACCCAGCGCACCGGCTCGTGGCAGCCGAGCAATTCAACCGGATGGCGGGGTCCTGTTACCTGGCGCTCGGGGAACCCCGGAAGGCCCAGGCCGTACTCGAAGCCACATCTCTCGCCATGCGTGGACGAGAAAAGTCTCGCTCTATCGTCCTCGGAAACCTTGCCCTGGCCCACATTCGGCAACATCACATCGACGAGTCGACTGCCGTACTGCACGAGGCGATCGACATTGTCGAACAGACCCGGGCTGGCGGCGGGGCAAACGTCCTATTCGGCGCATGCCGAGAGCTTCAGGCATGGCGCAACAACCTCAGCGTTGACGACGTGACCGACCGGGTACTTTCACTCATGGCGAAATGA
- a CDS encoding lytic polysaccharide monooxygenase: MKASRRARHLILGVVALLVSGFTMFVIHQPGPAAAHGSVTNPPSRNYGCWERWGDDHLNPDMAQTDPMCAQAWQANPNTMWNWNGLYRENVGGNHQAAVPDGQLCSGGRTQNGLYASLDTVGAWVAKPMPNNFTLTLTDGARHGADYMLIYITKQGFDPTRQALTWGSLDLVLRTGSYPTTGLYEAQVNAGNRTGRHVVYTIWQASHLDQPYYLCSDVIFGGGGEPTNPPTNPPTNPPTMPPTTPPTTPPAGNGGCTATFAKTSEWSGGFGAQVTVRAGNAAISGWTVNWTWPNGQSITSSWNATVTSSGSSVTATNVGHNGSLSANASTSFGFNGSWNGTNTAPTLSCTAR; encoded by the coding sequence ATGAAAGCCTCACGAAGAGCCCGCCACCTGATCCTCGGCGTGGTCGCCCTGCTCGTCAGCGGGTTCACGATGTTCGTCATCCACCAACCCGGCCCGGCCGCGGCGCACGGTTCGGTCACCAACCCGCCGTCCCGGAACTACGGCTGCTGGGAGCGCTGGGGAGACGACCACCTCAACCCCGACATGGCGCAGACCGACCCGATGTGTGCGCAGGCCTGGCAGGCCAACCCGAACACCATGTGGAACTGGAACGGCCTGTACCGGGAGAACGTCGGCGGCAACCACCAGGCCGCCGTCCCGGACGGGCAGCTGTGTAGCGGCGGACGTACCCAGAACGGGCTGTACGCCTCGCTGGACACGGTCGGTGCGTGGGTCGCGAAGCCGATGCCGAACAACTTCACGCTGACGCTCACCGACGGAGCCCGGCACGGCGCCGACTACATGCTGATCTACATCACCAAGCAGGGCTTCGACCCCACCAGGCAGGCGCTCACCTGGGGCAGCCTGGACCTGGTGCTGCGGACCGGCAGCTACCCGACCACCGGGCTGTACGAGGCCCAGGTGAACGCGGGCAACCGGACCGGGCGGCACGTCGTCTACACGATCTGGCAGGCGAGCCACCTCGACCAGCCGTACTACCTGTGCAGCGACGTGATCTTCGGCGGTGGCGGCGAGCCGACGAACCCGCCGACGAACCCGCCCACCAACCCGCCGACGATGCCGCCGACCACCCCGCCGACCACCCCGCCGGCTGGCAACGGTGGCTGCACCGCGACGTTCGCCAAGACGAGCGAGTGGTCCGGGGGCTTCGGCGCCCAGGTCACGGTCCGGGCCGGCAACGCAGCCATCTCCGGATGGACGGTGAACTGGACCTGGCCCAACGGCCAGAGCATCACCAGTTCGTGGAACGCGACAGTGACCTCCAGCGGGTCGTCGGTCACCGCCACGAACGTCGGGCACAACGGCTCGTTGAGCGCGAACGCCTCGACCAGTTTCGGCTTCAACGGTTCCTGGAACGGCACGAACACCGCACCCACGCTGAGCTGTACCGCCAGGTGA
- a CDS encoding DUF4260 domain-containing protein produces MPDLNPVAAQRIEAVVVAALAVVVTVTAGYSWWWLLALFLVFDLSMLGYLHGPRLGATCYNLAHSYTLPALLGAVAVIATALGDPIDWLAVLAIAWAFHVAVDRALGYGLNTAEGFEDTHLGRIGKARRLDK; encoded by the coding sequence ATGCCAGATCTGAACCCGGTCGCAGCGCAGCGCATCGAGGCCGTTGTCGTTGCCGCCCTGGCCGTCGTCGTGACCGTCACCGCCGGGTATTCCTGGTGGTGGCTGCTTGCCCTCTTCCTCGTCTTCGACCTGTCCATGCTCGGCTACCTGCACGGGCCACGACTCGGAGCCACCTGTTACAACCTGGCGCACTCCTACACCCTGCCGGCGCTGCTCGGCGCGGTGGCCGTGATCGCGACCGCACTCGGCGACCCGATCGACTGGCTCGCAGTCCTGGCCATCGCGTGGGCATTCCACGTCGCGGTCGACCGCGCCCTCGGTTACGGGCTCAATACGGCCGAGGGGTTCGAAGACACCCACCTCGGTCGGATCGGGAAGGCCCGGCGCCTCGACAAGTGA
- a CDS encoding DivIVA domain-containing protein produces MSAVYPRLTSTDIRSVRFGRGPWRRGLDPDEVYRFLTRLADEVDLLRRDVRVARADADRIKAALRSWQTRNARLTDGRCRGDRR; encoded by the coding sequence GTGAGCGCGGTGTATCCCAGGCTGACCTCGACGGACATCCGGTCGGTCCGGTTCGGGCGGGGGCCGTGGCGGCGCGGGTTGGACCCGGACGAGGTGTACCGGTTCCTCACCCGGCTGGCCGACGAGGTGGACCTGCTGCGGCGCGACGTCCGGGTCGCCCGCGCCGACGCGGACCGGATCAAGGCGGCGTTGCGAAGCTGGCAGACCCGGAACGCCCGGCTCACCGACGGCCGGTGCCGGGGTGATCGGCGGTGA
- a CDS encoding FUSC family protein has product MTGPRRRLGKARELLVERWRQFRAVEVVVAQSAVAAALAWFLAAGVLGNPQPVFAPIAAMITLGISTGQRLRRAVELVLGVIAGIAVGDGLIYVIGTGAWQIGVGAALAMSVTILAGGSAGVVSQAATSSVLVATLRPPSEGIYFTRIIDALIGGAVALAVMALVLPVNPVTVVSRVARPALDVLVEGLTVTARGLAERDQDPLQEALATLTRGEDKLEEFYQVLPEGREAATIAPVRWRARAALQHYMKAAEYIERAVRNARVLTRRAVTLLRDDEPAPRELVESICSLAEAAKVVQRDLRRGVIPKTCTAMVCRAVEQASAAYRQGLGFSGNVVVAQIRAIATDLLGTAGLPHDEAEREVRRVGGTPGDNLETGNGSGEDSDPSGRR; this is encoded by the coding sequence GTGACCGGTCCGCGTCGGCGTCTGGGGAAGGCCCGCGAACTGCTGGTCGAACGGTGGCGTCAGTTCCGAGCCGTCGAGGTGGTGGTGGCCCAGAGCGCTGTGGCCGCGGCGCTGGCCTGGTTCCTGGCCGCCGGGGTACTCGGCAACCCGCAGCCGGTCTTCGCTCCGATCGCGGCCATGATCACACTGGGGATATCGACGGGTCAGCGCCTGCGCCGGGCGGTGGAACTGGTGCTCGGAGTCATCGCCGGCATCGCCGTCGGCGACGGGCTGATCTACGTGATCGGGACGGGCGCCTGGCAGATCGGGGTCGGCGCCGCGCTGGCGATGAGCGTGACGATCCTGGCCGGCGGGTCGGCCGGAGTGGTCTCCCAGGCCGCCACCTCGTCGGTACTGGTGGCGACCCTGCGCCCGCCGAGCGAGGGGATCTACTTCACCCGCATCATCGACGCCCTGATCGGCGGTGCGGTGGCGTTGGCGGTGATGGCCCTGGTGCTGCCGGTGAACCCGGTGACCGTGGTGTCCCGGGTGGCCCGCCCGGCCCTGGACGTACTCGTCGAGGGGTTGACGGTGACCGCGCGCGGCCTCGCCGAGCGTGATCAGGACCCGCTACAGGAGGCGCTTGCCACGCTGACCCGGGGCGAGGACAAGCTCGAGGAGTTCTACCAGGTGCTGCCGGAGGGGCGGGAGGCCGCCACCATCGCCCCGGTGCGTTGGCGGGCGCGTGCCGCCCTACAGCACTACATGAAGGCGGCCGAGTACATCGAACGCGCCGTGCGCAACGCCCGGGTGCTGACCAGGCGGGCGGTGACCCTGCTGCGCGACGACGAACCGGCGCCGAGGGAACTCGTCGAGTCCATCTGCAGCCTGGCCGAGGCCGCGAAGGTGGTGCAGCGGGACCTGCGCCGGGGTGTCATCCCCAAGACGTGCACCGCGATGGTGTGCCGGGCCGTGGAGCAGGCGAGTGCCGCCTACCGGCAGGGGCTGGGCTTTTCCGGCAACGTGGTCGTCGCGCAGATCCGCGCCATCGCCACCGACCTGCTCGGCACGGCCGGACTGCCGCACGACGAGGCGGAGCGGGAGGTACGCCGGGTCGGCGGTACGCCGGGGGACAACCTGGAAACCGGGAACGGATCCGGGGAGGACTCGGATCCGTCCGGGCGACGGTGA
- a CDS encoding serine hydrolase, which translates to MRITRRTLVGAGLAAATATLTGCDEPGTASRDVAWGGNGGQPPTTGTGGVAGPAPTGTATPADVPGVASEPEPVPGNRLGHAAEVTALLKRHLPATASTFQHSGFPGAVAIVRYRGVSTVQTAVGEALRYGAGPKLLPAGQRVAMRPDSIFDLASVTKVYTAILLLQQVEKGRVELAAPVRDYLPAFGGTGKGRVTVEMLLTHTSGLPVGAKVTGLPDNTARWNAVLSTPLVSGATPGDTFRYSSVGLMVAGKIVEKVTGQRLDQALKTNLTSPLGLRSTGFNPNTWLSASARATRLVATDARSSRGLLRGVVHDDVANHLGGIAGHAGIFASAADLAVIGQLLLDGGTYRGTRILSAETVARMRTNHNAGKPAVDPDRPNRTSAHGLGVVLDQPWFMGRLSSPRAFGHTGFAGPSLLVDPGRRLVLALLTNRAHPNWSWANPDPVRAAVADLLTSVR; encoded by the coding sequence ATGCGCATCACCCGTCGTACCCTGGTCGGCGCCGGCCTCGCCGCCGCCACCGCGACCCTCACCGGCTGCGACGAGCCCGGCACCGCCAGTCGGGACGTGGCCTGGGGCGGTAACGGTGGTCAGCCACCCACGACGGGCACCGGCGGAGTCGCCGGCCCGGCACCCACCGGCACGGCGACCCCGGCCGACGTCCCGGGGGTCGCGTCCGAACCGGAACCGGTGCCCGGCAACCGACTCGGCCACGCGGCGGAGGTGACCGCCCTGCTCAAGCGCCACCTTCCCGCCACCGCGAGCACCTTCCAGCACAGTGGCTTCCCCGGCGCCGTCGCCATCGTCCGGTACAGGGGTGTCAGCACCGTGCAGACCGCGGTCGGCGAGGCACTGCGGTACGGTGCCGGGCCGAAACTCCTCCCGGCGGGTCAACGGGTTGCGATGCGCCCCGACTCGATCTTCGACCTGGCCTCGGTCACCAAGGTCTACACCGCGATCCTGCTGCTCCAGCAGGTCGAGAAGGGCCGGGTGGAGCTGGCCGCGCCGGTCCGCGACTATCTGCCCGCGTTCGGCGGCACCGGCAAGGGGCGGGTCACCGTCGAGATGCTGCTGACCCACACCAGCGGTCTGCCGGTCGGCGCCAAGGTCACCGGTCTGCCCGACAACACCGCCCGGTGGAACGCCGTACTGAGCACCCCGCTGGTCAGCGGCGCCACCCCTGGCGATACGTTCCGATACTCCAGCGTCGGCCTGATGGTCGCTGGCAAGATCGTGGAGAAGGTCACCGGTCAGCGTCTCGACCAGGCGCTCAAGACCAACCTGACCAGCCCACTCGGCCTGCGCTCCACCGGCTTCAACCCCAACACCTGGCTCTCGGCCAGCGCCAGGGCGACCCGACTGGTTGCCACCGACGCCCGATCCTCCCGGGGGCTGCTGCGCGGTGTCGTACACGACGACGTCGCCAACCACCTCGGCGGGATCGCCGGACACGCCGGGATCTTCGCCTCCGCCGCCGACCTCGCCGTCATCGGCCAACTCCTGCTGGACGGCGGCACCTACCGGGGCACCCGCATCCTCTCCGCCGAGACCGTGGCCCGGATGCGGACGAACCACAACGCCGGCAAACCCGCCGTCGACCCGGACCGGCCGAACCGCACCTCGGCGCACGGTCTCGGCGTCGTCCTCGACCAGCCCTGGTTCATGGGCAGGCTCTCCTCGCCCCGCGCCTTCGGACACACCGGCTTCGCCGGACCCTCCCTGCTGGTGGACCCGGGCCGCAGACTCGTGCTCGCCCTGCTCACCAACCGGGCCCATCCCAACTGGAGCTGGGCGAACCCCGACCCGGTACGGGCAGCCGTGGCAGACCTACTCACCTCCGTCAGGTGA
- a CDS encoding Imm1 family immunity protein, with translation MIRPGQVKGWRAGGYLKAAMLRAAQFAKLRAEFSYGGQATDYHPAETRITPARAFEVVREIVGTGERPTTVDWDEQGAAPVDGGPVVADDPWA, from the coding sequence GTGATCCGGCCGGGTCAGGTGAAAGGCTGGCGGGCCGGCGGCTACCTGAAGGCGGCGATGTTGCGCGCGGCCCAGTTTGCGAAGCTGCGCGCCGAGTTCAGCTACGGCGGCCAGGCCACTGACTACCACCCGGCCGAAACAAGGATCACCCCCGCACGGGCGTTCGAGGTGGTGCGCGAGATCGTCGGCACCGGCGAACGACCGACGACCGTGGACTGGGACGAGCAGGGTGCGGCTCCGGTGGATGGCGGCCCGGTCGTGGCTGACGACCCCTGGGCCTGA
- a CDS encoding metalloregulator ArsR/SmtB family transcription factor: MQTLTHGQVLARFGHALSDPTRARLLLALRDGPGYPAELAELLGTTRQNLSNHLACLRGCGLVVAAPEGRRTRYELADARLAHALGDLLGLVLAVDPAACPDAAAKGCC; the protein is encoded by the coding sequence GTGCAGACGTTGACGCACGGACAGGTGCTGGCCCGGTTCGGTCACGCGCTGTCGGACCCGACCCGGGCGCGACTGCTGCTGGCCCTGCGCGACGGTCCGGGCTACCCGGCCGAACTGGCCGAACTGCTCGGCACCACCCGGCAGAACCTGTCGAACCATCTCGCCTGCCTGCGCGGCTGCGGCCTGGTGGTCGCCGCGCCCGAGGGTCGCCGGACCCGTTACGAGCTGGCCGACGCCCGGCTGGCGCACGCCCTGGGCGACCTGCTGGGCCTGGTGCTGGCGGTGGACCCGGCCGCCTGCCCGGACGCCGCCGCGAAGGGGTGCTGCTGA
- a CDS encoding SDR family NAD(P)-dependent oxidoreductase, with product MERIVTPYGRHSTAAEVVAGTDLSGRRAVVTGGASGIGLETARALAGAGAQVTVTAQDGNADEAAYDIATSTGNPEVRGAALELTDVSSIRAFVDAWAGPLHILVNNAGVMAVPELRRTPEGWEVQFAVNHLGHYLLAVGLRDALTRAGGARIVSVSSSAHHLSPVVFEDIHYLHREYHPRLAYAQAKTAVALFAVGAASRWADRAITANAVNPGAIATGLQQYIGGDLGVPADLQKSPQQGAATSVLVATSPLLDGVTGRYFNDCAEATPVTVLPTDDADLASSVSYHAVDPEQADRLWRACAEMVG from the coding sequence ATGGAACGGATCGTCACACCGTACGGGCGGCATTCGACCGCCGCCGAGGTCGTCGCCGGGACCGACCTGTCCGGGCGGCGGGCCGTCGTGACCGGAGGGGCCTCCGGGATCGGGCTGGAGACGGCCCGGGCGCTGGCCGGTGCGGGGGCGCAGGTGACCGTGACCGCCCAGGACGGCAACGCCGACGAGGCGGCGTACGACATCGCGACGTCCACCGGAAATCCCGAGGTACGGGGCGCCGCGCTCGAACTGACCGACGTCTCGTCCATCCGCGCCTTCGTCGACGCCTGGGCAGGACCGCTGCACATCCTGGTCAACAACGCCGGAGTGATGGCGGTGCCCGAACTGCGCCGGACCCCGGAAGGCTGGGAGGTGCAGTTCGCCGTCAACCACCTCGGCCACTACCTGCTCGCGGTCGGGCTGCGCGACGCACTGACCCGGGCCGGCGGCGCCCGGATCGTCTCGGTCAGTTCGAGCGCCCACCACCTCTCCCCCGTCGTCTTCGAGGACATCCACTATCTGCACCGCGAGTACCATCCCCGGCTGGCGTACGCCCAGGCGAAGACCGCGGTGGCGCTCTTCGCGGTCGGCGCCGCCAGCCGTTGGGCCGACCGGGCGATCACCGCCAACGCCGTCAACCCCGGCGCGATCGCCACCGGCCTCCAGCAGTACATCGGCGGTGATCTCGGCGTACCGGCCGATCTCCAGAAGAGCCCGCAGCAGGGTGCGGCCACCTCCGTGCTGGTGGCCACCTCGCCGTTGCTGGACGGTGTCACCGGCCGCTACTTCAACGACTGCGCGGAGGCGACTCCGGTCACCGTGCTGCCGACGGACGACGCCGACCTCGCCTCGTCGGTCTCGTACCACGCGGTCGACCCGGAGCAGGCCGACCGGCTGTGGCGGGCCTGCGCCGAGATGGTCGGCTGA
- a CDS encoding 5-formyltetrahydrofolate cyclo-ligase → MNINQEKQEVREEVWRRLEKLGATLPPGAHGRIPNFLGADRASARLADLPQWQQARVVKSNPDKSQLPVRLQALRDHKLLYMAVPRLAAPRPFYLLDPSNLGAPPDLIATGAGAAAHAPTVDVAQMQPIEMVICGSVAVNRYGVRVGKGAGYSDIEVALLTEAGLITAATLLVTTVHQLQVLDAPLPESPHDFSVDLVVTPDEVIWCGHPRRPLGIYWDALSDDKIAEIPALANNARRPR, encoded by the coding sequence ATGAATATCAACCAGGAGAAGCAGGAGGTACGTGAAGAAGTATGGCGCCGGCTGGAGAAGTTGGGTGCCACCCTGCCTCCTGGTGCACACGGTCGGATTCCAAACTTCCTTGGTGCCGACCGGGCGTCCGCTCGACTGGCCGACCTACCACAGTGGCAGCAAGCCCGGGTGGTCAAATCCAACCCGGACAAAAGCCAATTGCCGGTTAGGCTGCAAGCACTCAGGGACCACAAGCTGCTTTATATGGCCGTTCCCAGGCTCGCCGCTCCCCGGCCGTTCTACTTACTCGATCCAAGCAACCTCGGCGCTCCGCCCGACCTCATAGCCACTGGGGCGGGTGCAGCCGCCCACGCCCCCACCGTCGACGTTGCACAAATGCAGCCGATTGAGATGGTGATTTGCGGTAGCGTGGCCGTAAACCGCTACGGAGTGCGCGTCGGCAAGGGAGCCGGTTACTCCGACATCGAGGTCGCCCTCCTGACTGAGGCCGGTCTGATTACGGCTGCTACGTTACTTGTCACGACGGTCCACCAACTTCAAGTTCTTGACGCACCCCTACCCGAATCGCCACACGACTTCAGTGTCGACCTGGTCGTAACCCCCGACGAAGTTATTTGGTGCGGCCACCCTCGGCGGCCTCTCGGTATCTACTGGGACGCACTCAGCGACGACAAGATTGCCGAAATCCCAGCCCTCGCGAACAACGCCCGACGTCCGAGGTGA
- a CDS encoding DUF4394 domain-containing protein, producing the protein METRTRRGIAAAMALAATTAAVLVGVGGSSSAADSADGLRAYGITANGRSLLTFTTDDPTVNDWVRAVTGLSVDTALIGIDFRVQDGLLYGVGNHGGVYTISIPGAVLKKVSQLSVPLQGSVFGVDFNPAANRLRVISDTGQNLRHNIDNGSGAGTTIVDEPLTNSPSTTAATGVTAAAYTNNDLNSDTGTTLFDLNTVSDQVVIQSPANDGLLVPTGRLGPDAGSNAGFDIFSKLTNGKTTALSAFAVLMLTDGSATFYTVDLLTGAASAVGEFPLPVGDIAVALDGS; encoded by the coding sequence ATGGAGACGAGGACCAGAAGAGGAATCGCGGCGGCGATGGCCCTGGCGGCCACCACGGCGGCCGTGCTGGTCGGGGTCGGCGGCAGCAGTTCGGCGGCCGATTCGGCTGACGGGCTGCGGGCATACGGGATCACGGCCAACGGTCGTTCTCTGCTCACGTTCACCACCGACGACCCGACGGTGAACGACTGGGTCAGGGCCGTCACCGGACTCAGCGTCGACACCGCGCTGATCGGCATCGACTTCCGGGTGCAGGACGGGCTGCTCTACGGGGTCGGCAACCACGGCGGCGTGTACACGATCTCGATCCCGGGCGCCGTACTCAAGAAGGTCTCGCAGCTCAGCGTTCCGTTGCAGGGTTCGGTGTTCGGGGTCGACTTCAACCCGGCGGCGAACCGGCTCCGGGTGATCAGCGACACCGGACAGAACCTGCGGCACAACATCGACAACGGCTCGGGCGCGGGCACCACGATCGTGGACGAGCCGCTCACCAACTCGCCGTCGACCACGGCGGCGACCGGGGTGACCGCTGCCGCGTACACGAACAACGACCTGAACTCGGACACCGGGACCACCCTGTTCGACCTCAACACGGTCTCGGACCAGGTTGTCATCCAGTCGCCGGCCAACGACGGCCTGCTGGTCCCGACCGGCAGGCTCGGCCCGGACGCCGGCTCCAACGCGGGCTTCGACATCTTCAGCAAGCTGACCAACGGCAAGACGACCGCACTGTCGGCCTTCGCCGTCCTGATGCTCACCGACGGCTCGGCCACGTTCTACACCGTCGACCTGCTCACCGGGGCGGCGAGCGCGGTGGGCGAGTTCCCGCTGCCGGTCGGTGACATCGCCGTCGCACTGGACGGCAGCTGA
- a CDS encoding TetR family transcriptional regulator, whose amino-acid sequence MAKDVEGTKRKIFEAATAEFVAHGPDGITIERIAKRAGVNKERVYNYYGSKSQLFAVVLREQFATTAGAVPLDATDLDAIGEFAGRLYDYSREHPQFVRLLMWEALSHADEVPDEAQRRDTYQRRSAVIEAGQDSGRVTSTFAPDVLHFILLAIAAYWTVMPQVARMITGTSAEHPDEIAQRRADVVAAARRLADPTGP is encoded by the coding sequence GTGGCCAAGGACGTCGAGGGAACCAAGCGCAAGATCTTCGAGGCCGCCACCGCGGAGTTCGTCGCCCACGGCCCGGATGGCATCACGATCGAGCGGATCGCCAAGCGCGCCGGCGTCAACAAGGAGCGCGTCTACAACTACTACGGCAGCAAGTCCCAACTGTTCGCCGTGGTGCTCCGGGAGCAGTTCGCCACGACCGCGGGGGCCGTGCCACTCGACGCGACGGATCTCGACGCCATCGGTGAATTCGCCGGGCGGCTCTACGACTACAGCCGCGAGCACCCGCAGTTCGTCCGCCTCCTCATGTGGGAAGCGTTGTCGCACGCCGACGAGGTTCCCGACGAGGCACAGCGGCGGGACACCTACCAGCGCAGGTCAGCCGTCATCGAAGCGGGACAGGACTCCGGTCGCGTGACGTCGACATTCGCCCCGGACGTACTCCACTTCATCCTGCTCGCGATCGCCGCCTACTGGACGGTGATGCCGCAGGTCGCGCGCATGATCACCGGCACATCGGCCGAACACCCGGACGAGATCGCACAGCGCCGGGCCGACGTCGTCGCCGCCGCGCGCCGCCTTGCCGATCCCACCGGGCCCTGA
- a CDS encoding Imm1 family immunity protein, translated as MGSVAELDALLGCLAALAPEPQVVGLYPPRFLEPGFRPGMPPALPSLQLGLGHPVRGFLYWTGPVGSSGYEPELPPWPAEVERIEFDYGGERIACGPDLASVTPGAVRDAALEYAATGARPTRVRWRDS; from the coding sequence GTGGGCAGCGTCGCCGAACTGGATGCCCTGCTGGGTTGCCTGGCGGCGCTCGCCCCTGAACCGCAGGTGGTCGGGCTTTATCCGCCCAGGTTCCTGGAGCCGGGCTTCCGGCCGGGCATGCCGCCAGCGTTGCCGTCGTTGCAGCTCGGGCTCGGGCATCCGGTCCGGGGATTCCTTTACTGGACCGGGCCGGTCGGCAGTTCGGGCTACGAGCCGGAGTTGCCGCCGTGGCCGGCCGAAGTCGAGAGAATCGAGTTCGACTACGGCGGCGAGCGCATCGCTTGCGGTCCGGACCTGGCCAGCGTGACCCCGGGTGCGGTCCGTGATGCCGCCCTCGAGTACGCGGCGACTGGCGCCCGCCCGACCCGGGTCCGCTGGCGCGACAGTTAG
- a CDS encoding Rid family hydrolase, with product MGDELRGGGLEDLALGSLDVLGHGPILAVVQRKLEEEIARAFDNVERTLGTAGATWRDVVSVDSFHLPDAPDSIGEAHGQLMVEQFRKRMGDRSPIWTMIGVAALAAPKMRVEIRVTAVVGRA from the coding sequence GTGGGCGACGAACTCCGCGGTGGCGGCCTCGAAGATCTTGCGCTTGGTTCCCTCGACGTCCTTGGCCACGGGCCGATCCTCGCTGTTGTCCAACGGAAACTCGAGGAAGAGATCGCCCGAGCCTTCGACAACGTCGAGCGCACCCTCGGCACGGCCGGGGCCACCTGGCGCGACGTCGTATCCGTGGACTCCTTCCACCTCCCGGACGCCCCCGACTCGATCGGCGAGGCCCACGGCCAGTTGATGGTGGAGCAGTTCCGTAAGCGGATGGGTGACCGGTCGCCCATCTGGACCATGATCGGCGTCGCGGCTCTCGCCGCACCGAAGATGCGCGTCGAGATCCGGGTGACCGCCGTCGTCGGTCGCGCCTGA